The Cupriavidus sp. EM10 genome includes a region encoding these proteins:
- a CDS encoding isocitrate lyase has product MSQYQDDIKAIAGLKESHGSAWNAINPEYAARMRAQNRFKTGLDIARYTAKIMRADMAAYDADPSKYTQSLGCWHGFIGQQKMISIKKHFKSTERRYLYLSGWMVAALRSEFGPLPDQSMHEKTSVTALIRELYTFLRQADARELGGLFRELDAAQGAAKAAIQEKIDNHVTHVVPIIADIDAGFGNAEATYLLAKQFIEAGACCIQIENQVSDEKQCGHQDGKVTVPHEDFLAKVRAIRYAFLELGVDDGIIVTRTDSLGAGLTKQIAVTHTPGDLGDQYNSFLDCEEISADTLGNGDVVIKQNGKLMRPKRLPSNLFQFRAGTGEARCVLDSITSLQNGADLLWIETEKPHIEQIAGMVREIRKVIPNAKLVYNNSPSFNWTLNFRQQAYDAMKAAGKDVSAYERGQLMSAEYDDSELAKAADEKIRTFQADAAREAGIFHHLITLPTYHTAALSTDNLAKEYFGDQGMLGYVAGVQRKEIRQGIACVKHQNMSGSDIGDDHKEYFSGEAALKAAGKDNTMNQF; this is encoded by the coding sequence ATGTCCCAATACCAAGACGACATCAAGGCAATTGCTGGTCTGAAGGAATCCCACGGCAGCGCCTGGAACGCCATCAATCCCGAGTATGCCGCCCGCATGCGCGCCCAGAACCGCTTCAAGACGGGCCTGGACATCGCCCGCTACACGGCCAAGATCATGCGCGCCGACATGGCTGCCTATGACGCCGATCCGTCCAAGTACACGCAGTCGCTGGGTTGCTGGCACGGTTTCATCGGCCAGCAGAAGATGATTTCCATCAAGAAGCACTTCAAGAGCACCGAGCGCCGCTACCTGTACCTGTCGGGCTGGATGGTTGCCGCGCTGCGTTCGGAATTCGGTCCGCTGCCGGACCAGTCGATGCACGAGAAGACGTCGGTCACCGCGCTGATCCGCGAGCTGTACACGTTCCTGCGCCAGGCCGACGCCCGTGAACTGGGCGGCCTGTTCCGCGAGCTGGATGCCGCCCAGGGCGCCGCCAAGGCCGCCATCCAGGAAAAAATCGACAACCACGTGACCCACGTGGTGCCCATCATCGCCGACATCGACGCCGGTTTCGGCAACGCCGAAGCCACGTACCTGCTGGCCAAGCAGTTCATCGAAGCCGGTGCCTGCTGCATCCAGATCGAGAACCAGGTGTCCGACGAGAAGCAATGCGGCCACCAGGACGGCAAGGTCACCGTGCCGCACGAAGACTTCCTGGCCAAGGTGCGCGCCATTCGCTACGCCTTCCTGGAACTGGGCGTGGACGACGGCATCATCGTGACCCGTACCGACTCGCTGGGCGCCGGCCTGACCAAGCAGATCGCCGTGACGCACACGCCGGGCGACCTGGGCGACCAGTACAACTCGTTCCTCGACTGCGAGGAAATCTCGGCCGACACGCTGGGCAACGGTGACGTGGTGATCAAGCAGAACGGCAAGCTGATGCGCCCGAAGCGCCTGCCCAGCAACCTGTTCCAGTTCCGCGCCGGCACGGGTGAAGCGCGCTGCGTGCTGGACAGCATCACGTCGCTGCAGAACGGCGCCGACCTGCTGTGGATCGAAACCGAAAAGCCGCATATCGAGCAGATCGCCGGCATGGTCCGCGAAATCCGCAAGGTCATCCCGAACGCCAAGCTGGTGTACAACAACAGCCCGTCGTTCAACTGGACGCTGAACTTCCGCCAGCAGGCCTACGACGCGATGAAGGCAGCCGGCAAGGACGTGTCGGCCTACGAGCGTGGCCAGCTGATGAGCGCGGAGTACGACGATTCCGAACTGGCCAAGGCTGCCGACGAGAAGATCCGCACGTTCCAGGCCGATGCAGCGCGTGAAGCCGGCATCTTCCACCACCTGATCACGCTGCCGACGTACCACACCGCCGCGCTGTCGACCGACAACCTGGCCAAGGAATACTTCGGCGATCAAGGCATGCTGGGCTACGTGGCAGGCGTGCAGCGCAAGGAAATCCGCCAGGGCATCGCCTGCGTCAAGCACCAGAATATGTCGGGCTCGGATATCGGCGACGACCACAAGGAATACTTCAGCGGCGAAGCGGCCCTGAAGGCGGCCGGCAAGGACAACACGATGAACCAGTTCTGA
- a CDS encoding TetR/AcrR family transcriptional regulator, whose protein sequence is MKTQPVREQLLEHTLVLIRSRGFNGFSYRDLAELVGVKTSSIHYYFPSKDDLVLEAVKEYSKRISERLAGIDASLPVLEQARQYLDPLRQTCGSGQICLAGMLSTEILSLPESVHHVLKDFYHINESWLARLLERGQRERETPYPVPPAMLAQVIYGSLQSGLIAARLFGTHERLDAAAETLLGALCNQRAKALLDSQVVCGSL, encoded by the coding sequence ATGAAAACCCAACCTGTCCGCGAGCAGTTGCTCGAACATACGCTGGTCCTGATCCGCAGCCGCGGTTTCAATGGATTCAGCTATCGCGACCTGGCCGAACTGGTGGGGGTCAAGACCTCCAGCATCCACTATTACTTCCCGTCGAAGGACGATCTCGTCCTGGAAGCCGTGAAGGAATACAGCAAGCGGATTTCCGAGCGGCTGGCCGGCATCGATGCGAGCCTGCCGGTGCTGGAACAGGCACGCCAGTATCTGGATCCGCTGCGCCAGACTTGCGGCTCGGGGCAGATCTGCCTGGCCGGCATGCTGTCCACAGAGATCCTGAGCCTGCCCGAGTCGGTGCACCATGTGCTGAAGGATTTCTATCACATCAACGAATCGTGGCTGGCGAGGCTGCTGGAACGTGGCCAGCGCGAGCGCGAGACGCCGTATCCGGTGCCGCCGGCCATGCTGGCGCAGGTGATCTATGGATCGCTCCAAAGCGGACTGATCGCGGCGCGGTTGTTCGGCACCCATGAACGCCTGGATGCCGCCGCCGAGACGCTGCTGGGCGCACTGTGCAACCAGCGCGCGAAGGCCTTGCTCGATTCCCAGGTGGTTTGCGGGTCGCTGTAA
- a CDS encoding copper resistance protein CopQ yields MNAKTILTAAALAAAFVTGAAQAAQPRGEAYGYTYRVNDQRSAFTDGARIGNRDAFTDGARIGNRDAFTDGARVTNRDGLVAGIGKRDAYTDGARTADPYLDGARFVAGLDTKGVSASPARKVDPYLDGARGNGPRNPYFDGARTVDVYTDGAVA; encoded by the coding sequence ATGAACGCCAAGACCATCCTGACCGCCGCCGCCCTCGCAGCCGCTTTCGTGACGGGCGCCGCCCAAGCCGCACAACCCCGCGGCGAAGCCTACGGTTATACGTACCGCGTGAACGATCAACGCAGCGCCTTCACCGATGGCGCCCGCATCGGTAACCGCGATGCCTTCACCGACGGCGCCCGCATCGGCAACCGTGACGCGTTCACCGACGGTGCCCGCGTGACGAACCGCGACGGCCTGGTGGCTGGCATCGGCAAGCGCGATGCCTACACCGACGGTGCCCGCACCGCCGATCCGTACCTGGACGGTGCCCGCTTCGTCGCCGGCCTGGACACCAAGGGCGTTTCCGCCAGCCCGGCCCGCAAGGTCGACCCGTACCTGGACGGCGCCCGTGGCAATGGCCCGCGCAACCCGTACTTCGACGGTGCCCGCACGGTTGACGTGTACACCGATGGCGCCGTGGCCTGA
- a CDS encoding alpha/beta hydrolase: protein MPSIPSAQSAHFNYRRWFASALGLAGLAVVAGVGRLLLYRAIEREAFVPGQIGTLLPDDLGVASRQFTFDSGGRALHASWVAATDPAAPALAVFHGDEECLADWAPVQALLHAAGISSFVFDYSGYGASTGTPSVSHLRQDALAAFAQFRAATPQAARHYVMGYSLGSGVLLDVLDELRPLPDGLVIGAGFCSARSAAVATGLVPRWLAWALPNPWDNIARLRVSKLPVMLVHSRRDKTIPFRQAEHLARAAPGPSRLVVFEDLPHNAAIETPFMKTFWAPVIGWLQGGKL from the coding sequence ATGCCGTCGATCCCCTCCGCGCAATCCGCCCATTTCAACTACCGGCGCTGGTTTGCGAGCGCGCTGGGGCTTGCCGGACTGGCTGTCGTCGCTGGCGTCGGCCGCCTGCTGCTATACCGGGCGATCGAACGCGAGGCCTTCGTGCCAGGCCAGATCGGCACCCTGTTGCCCGACGACCTGGGCGTGGCGTCGCGGCAGTTTACGTTCGACAGCGGCGGCCGGGCGCTGCACGCGTCGTGGGTGGCGGCTACCGATCCGGCCGCGCCCGCGCTGGCGGTCTTCCATGGCGACGAGGAATGCCTGGCCGATTGGGCGCCCGTGCAGGCATTGCTGCACGCGGCAGGTATCAGTTCCTTCGTATTCGATTACAGCGGCTATGGCGCCAGCACCGGCACGCCCAGCGTAAGCCACCTGCGCCAGGACGCCCTGGCCGCCTTCGCCCAGTTCCGCGCGGCCACGCCGCAGGCCGCGCGGCATTATGTGATGGGATATTCGCTCGGCAGCGGCGTGCTGCTCGACGTTCTGGATGAACTACGACCTCTGCCCGATGGGCTGGTCATTGGCGCAGGCTTCTGTTCGGCGCGCTCCGCCGCCGTGGCCACCGGCCTGGTGCCGCGCTGGCTGGCCTGGGCGCTGCCGAACCCGTGGGACAACATCGCCCGGCTGCGCGTGTCGAAGCTGCCCGTCATGCTGGTTCACAGCCGGCGCGACAAGACCATCCCGTTCCGCCAGGCCGAGCACCTGGCCCGCGCCGCGCCGGGCCCGAGCCGGCTGGTGGTATTCGAAGACCTGCCCCACAACGCCGCCATCGAAACGCCCTTCATGAAGACGTTCTGGGCCCCGGTGATTGGCTGGCTGCAGGGCGGAAAGCTGTAG
- a CDS encoding methyl-accepting chemotaxis protein: MRTRMGAAFGVNVLLVAAMLVLALGQVADGSTRSWLWTLAIVVLVFSVVCWFRLTRAIEEPLKEAEFIAETVAAGDLSKDFETERGGDFGRLLGGLGEMEDMLTDLVTRIKGASDSISSASQQIAVGNTDLSQRTEEQAATLEETASSMGELTAMVKQNTERARTANGLAASASGIAERGGTIVSNVVQTMDAISVSSRKVTDIIAVIEGIAFQTNILALNAAVEAARAGEQGRGFAVVAGEVRTLAQRSAAAAKEINVLISDSARQVENGSALVGQAGNTMDEIVQAVRRVTQILGEIAVASEHQSEGIEQVNVAVSQMDDVTQQNAALVEQAAAASAALADQAQELQKVVGEFKL; this comes from the coding sequence ATGCGCACCCGCATGGGCGCGGCATTTGGGGTAAACGTGCTGCTGGTGGCGGCCATGCTGGTACTGGCGCTGGGCCAGGTGGCCGATGGCAGCACGCGCAGCTGGCTGTGGACGCTGGCAATCGTGGTACTGGTGTTCAGCGTGGTTTGCTGGTTCCGGCTGACTCGCGCGATCGAGGAGCCGCTCAAGGAGGCCGAATTCATCGCCGAGACCGTGGCGGCGGGCGACCTGAGCAAGGATTTCGAGACCGAGCGCGGCGGCGACTTTGGCCGCCTGCTGGGCGGCCTGGGCGAGATGGAAGACATGCTCACCGACCTGGTGACGCGCATCAAGGGCGCCAGCGATTCGATCTCGTCGGCGTCGCAGCAGATTGCCGTGGGCAATACCGACCTGTCGCAGCGCACCGAGGAACAGGCGGCCACGCTGGAGGAAACGGCGTCGAGCATGGGCGAACTGACGGCCATGGTGAAGCAGAACACCGAGCGCGCCCGCACGGCAAACGGCCTGGCGGCGTCGGCTTCGGGCATCGCGGAGCGGGGCGGCACCATCGTCAGCAACGTGGTGCAGACGATGGACGCCATCAGTGTCAGCTCGCGCAAGGTGACCGACATCATCGCCGTGATCGAGGGCATCGCTTTCCAGACCAACATCCTGGCCCTGAATGCCGCCGTGGAAGCGGCACGCGCGGGCGAGCAGGGGCGCGGCTTTGCCGTGGTGGCGGGCGAGGTGCGCACGCTGGCCCAGCGCAGCGCGGCGGCGGCCAAGGAAATCAACGTGCTGATCAGCGATTCGGCGCGCCAGGTGGAAAACGGCTCGGCGCTGGTCGGCCAGGCCGGCAACACCATGGACGAGATCGTCCAGGCCGTGCGCCGCGTGACGCAGATCCTGGGCGAGATCGCCGTGGCATCGGAGCACCAGAGCGAAGGCATCGAGCAGGTCAATGTGGCCGTATCCCAGATGGACGACGTGACGCAGCAGAACGCCGCGCTGGTGGAGCAAGCCGCCGCGGCGTCGGCGGCGCTGGCCGATCAGGCCCAGGAACTGCAGAAGGTGGTGGGCGAGTTCAAGCTGTAA
- a CDS encoding VWA domain-containing protein, whose amino-acid sequence MPRHAAHGGIAGTRVHWPRTLAAKRQATLDVAHIRFRRADARAGVLHCFVLDCSGSMAHGEQLALAKGVLTRLVERAYQARADVALVCFAGRHAEVRLAPSRARPWNDDWIRPIAGGGGTPLALGTARADQLLAWQARRRPAQQRWLWLLTDGRSAESPARPAWADHVVVVDVERQALPLGRCGQLAQAWGADLQTADSLQGP is encoded by the coding sequence TTGCCACGGCATGCCGCGCACGGCGGCATCGCCGGTACACGCGTCCACTGGCCGCGCACGCTGGCCGCCAAGCGGCAGGCGACGCTGGACGTCGCCCATATCCGCTTCCGGCGTGCCGATGCGCGCGCCGGGGTGCTGCACTGCTTTGTGCTCGACTGTTCCGGCTCGATGGCCCATGGCGAGCAACTGGCGCTGGCCAAGGGCGTGCTGACGCGGCTGGTCGAGCGGGCCTACCAGGCGCGCGCCGACGTGGCGCTGGTCTGCTTTGCGGGCCGGCACGCCGAAGTCCGCCTGGCGCCGTCGCGCGCCCGCCCGTGGAACGACGACTGGATCCGCCCGATTGCCGGTGGCGGCGGCACGCCGCTGGCGCTGGGCACGGCGCGGGCCGACCAGCTGCTGGCCTGGCAGGCCAGGCGCCGGCCTGCCCAGCAACGCTGGCTGTGGCTGCTGACCGATGGCCGCAGCGCGGAGTCGCCGGCGCGGCCGGCGTGGGCCGATCACGTCGTGGTGGTCGATGTCGAACGGCAGGCGCTGCCGCTGGGACGCTGCGGGCAACTGGCGCAGGCCTGGGGCGCAGACCTTCAGACCGCCGATTCGCTGCAGGGCCCCTAA
- a CDS encoding ATP-binding protein has protein sequence MTDSAQATQATQSVRSAHAALRPIFPFSALVGQEALQQALLLAAVDPGIGGVLVTGPRGTAKSTAARALAELLPHGQFVTLPLGASEEQLTGTLDLGHVLQQGEVRFQPGLLARAHDGVLYVDEVNLLPDPLVDQLLDVAASGVNVVERDGVSHQHPARFVLVGTMNPEEGELRPQLLDRFGLALALSNYDDPAARQAIVRARLAFDTDPEGFRAALAPRQQALASQVARARAALAALSFGDAVHDRVSALCLAAAVDGVRADLVMLRAARALAAWRGADAIDTGHVDAVAELVLHHRRHAGVPPQSSAAQAPTPAPQSSEPADPGARCHRPMPPASPRSSR, from the coding sequence ATGACCGACTCAGCCCAAGCCACCCAAGCCACCCAATCAGTGCGATCCGCCCACGCCGCGCTGCGCCCGATTTTCCCGTTCAGCGCGCTGGTCGGACAGGAAGCCCTGCAACAGGCCCTGCTGCTGGCTGCCGTGGACCCCGGCATCGGCGGCGTGCTGGTGACCGGCCCGCGCGGCACTGCCAAGTCCACGGCCGCGCGTGCGCTGGCCGAACTGCTGCCGCACGGCCAGTTCGTGACGCTGCCGCTGGGCGCCAGCGAGGAACAGCTGACCGGCACGCTGGACCTGGGCCACGTGCTGCAGCAGGGCGAGGTGCGGTTCCAGCCGGGCCTGCTGGCGCGCGCGCACGATGGCGTGCTGTACGTCGACGAAGTCAACCTGCTGCCCGATCCGCTGGTCGACCAGTTGCTGGATGTGGCGGCCAGTGGTGTCAACGTGGTGGAGCGCGACGGCGTTTCGCACCAGCATCCGGCGCGTTTCGTGCTGGTGGGCACGATGAATCCGGAAGAGGGCGAACTGCGGCCGCAGTTGCTGGACCGCTTCGGGCTGGCGCTGGCCCTGTCGAACTACGACGACCCGGCCGCCCGGCAGGCGATCGTGCGGGCGCGGCTGGCGTTCGATACCGATCCGGAGGGCTTTCGCGCAGCACTGGCCCCACGCCAGCAGGCGTTGGCCAGCCAGGTCGCGCGTGCCCGGGCGGCCCTTGCCGCGCTGTCGTTCGGCGATGCCGTGCACGACCGCGTCAGCGCGCTCTGTCTGGCGGCTGCCGTGGATGGGGTGCGGGCCGACCTGGTAATGCTGCGCGCCGCCCGCGCGCTGGCGGCCTGGCGGGGCGCGGATGCCATCGATACCGGCCATGTGGACGCAGTGGCCGAGCTGGTGCTCCATCACCGCCGCCATGCCGGCGTGCCGCCGCAGAGCTCTGCGGCACAGGCGCCGACGCCCGCGCCGCAGTCCAGCGAACCCGCCGACCCTGGGGCGCGCTGCCACCGCCCCATGCCCCCGGCATCGCCGAGGTCAAGCCGCTGA
- the cobN gene encoding cobaltochelatase subunit CobN: MHLLSTRPGGFVEDSAVVLRIEQTPGDIVILSAADTTLSLLAAAVPRLGAGYPSVRLANQMYLRQPASLDLYIDEVLQHARVVVVDHLGGASDWAYGLERLPELARARGQLLVMFSGDLDEDDNLARLGNAPPALSHQLWRYLREGGAGNAEQFFRCLGQHAYGHTLPVLPAQVLPQAALYHRDHGVATVQDWQREWAARGLAGAPVVALLFYRSHLQAGNTDVFDAMAEALLDAGLCPLPLAVSSLKEPICREVLQRLCDTHAVSLVLNTTAFSVASLDNAGDADPPLANDAPVLQVILSGGNREDWLADSQGLGTRDVAMHVAMPEVDGRIITRAVSFKGLAYRCPHTEVDVVRYRPDAERIAFVAELARRWCRLRTLPAAEKRLALILANYPASEGRIGNGVGLDTPASVVRILAALRDAGYAVGPLPADGDALMQGLTRGVTNDLAQHAWRPAFQSVAMADYLGWLAQLPRANQDAIAARWGAPDADPMVRDGRFMIAGVRTGNVFVGIQPARAYGVDDYASYHDAELVPPHGYLAFYFWLRHTFGIDAVVHVGKHGNLEWLPGKSVALSEACWPDAILGPLPHLYPFIVNDPGEGAQAKRRAQAVIIDHLMPPLTRAENYGPLQDLERQVDEYYEALTVDPRRAKLLRREILKSIVGQQLHRELGIDAPASGAEEDALLNRTDAWLCELKESQIRDGLHVFGRSPQGRQRRDTLAALGRFPVGDGQDGRASLLKALAADLSLGDGFDPLDADWSAPWTGPRPEVLAAIDDAPWRHHGDTRERLEALALRLLDDDEALGPQSGAVLARLREQVAPRLDACGPQELLQLERGLAGRFVPAGPSGAPSRGRPDVLPTGRNFYSVDTRAVPTRTAWTLGLRAADQLIERHLQEHGEYPRAVGLSVWGTATMRTGGDDIAQAMALLGVRPKWAHGSHRVVDFEILPMAIFDRPRVDVTLRVSGFFRDAFANLVAIFDAAVRAVAALDEPEDVNPIRARVLAEQRALAQQGVDADTALERASWRVFGARPGDYGTGLQTLIDGRRWQTDGDLAHAYLHAGGYAYGQRADGVEARDTFAARLAEIDVVLQNQDNREHDILDANDYYQFQGGMVAAVRHLGGSQPAIYHGDHANPAAPRVRTLGEEIARVIRTRVVNPKWIDGVKRHGYKGAFEMAATVDYLFGYDATARVVGDHQYALVADAYVHDDATRDFLARHNPRALQGICERLLEAMERGLWQEPGDQRERIAHHLLDNEQRLEGMQ, translated from the coding sequence ATGCACCTGCTGTCCACCCGGCCCGGCGGCTTTGTCGAAGACAGCGCCGTGGTGCTGCGCATCGAGCAGACGCCGGGCGACATCGTCATCCTGAGCGCGGCCGATACCACGCTGTCGCTGCTGGCCGCCGCCGTGCCCCGGCTTGGCGCCGGTTACCCGAGCGTGCGGCTGGCCAACCAGATGTACCTGCGCCAGCCGGCGTCGCTCGATCTCTATATCGACGAAGTGCTGCAGCACGCCCGCGTGGTGGTGGTAGACCACCTGGGCGGCGCCAGTGACTGGGCCTACGGGCTGGAACGGCTGCCCGAACTGGCGCGCGCACGCGGCCAGTTGCTGGTGATGTTCTCGGGCGACCTGGACGAGGACGACAACCTGGCGCGGCTTGGCAACGCCCCGCCGGCGCTGTCGCACCAGCTCTGGCGCTATCTGCGCGAGGGCGGGGCGGGCAACGCCGAGCAGTTCTTCCGCTGCCTGGGCCAGCATGCCTATGGCCACACGCTGCCCGTGCTGCCGGCACAGGTGCTGCCGCAGGCCGCGCTCTACCATCGCGATCATGGCGTGGCCACGGTGCAAGACTGGCAGCGCGAGTGGGCGGCACGCGGCCTGGCTGGCGCGCCCGTAGTGGCGCTGCTGTTCTATCGGTCGCACCTGCAGGCCGGCAATACCGACGTATTCGATGCAATGGCCGAGGCGCTGCTCGACGCAGGCCTGTGCCCGTTGCCGCTGGCCGTCAGCTCGCTCAAGGAGCCGATCTGCCGCGAGGTGCTGCAGCGCCTGTGCGACACGCACGCCGTTTCTCTCGTCCTCAACACCACGGCGTTCTCGGTCGCGTCGCTCGACAATGCCGGGGACGCCGATCCGCCGCTGGCCAACGACGCGCCGGTGCTGCAGGTGATCCTGAGCGGCGGCAACCGCGAGGACTGGCTGGCCGACAGCCAGGGCCTGGGCACGCGCGATGTGGCCATGCACGTGGCGATGCCCGAAGTCGATGGCCGCATCATCACGCGCGCCGTCAGCTTCAAGGGGCTGGCGTACCGCTGCCCGCATACCGAGGTCGACGTGGTGCGCTACCGGCCCGATGCCGAACGCATCGCCTTCGTGGCCGAACTGGCGCGCCGCTGGTGCCGGCTGCGCACGCTGCCGGCCGCCGAAAAGCGCCTGGCGCTGATCCTGGCCAACTATCCGGCCAGCGAAGGGCGTATCGGCAATGGCGTCGGGCTGGACACGCCGGCGTCGGTCGTGCGGATACTGGCCGCGCTGCGCGATGCGGGCTATGCCGTGGGCCCCCTGCCCGCCGATGGCGATGCATTGATGCAGGGCCTGACGCGCGGCGTGACCAACGACCTGGCGCAGCATGCGTGGCGCCCCGCGTTCCAGAGCGTGGCGATGGCCGATTACCTGGGCTGGCTGGCGCAATTGCCGCGGGCCAACCAGGATGCCATCGCCGCCCGCTGGGGCGCCCCCGACGCCGATCCGATGGTGCGAGACGGCCGCTTCATGATCGCCGGCGTGCGCACCGGCAACGTGTTCGTCGGCATCCAGCCGGCCCGGGCCTATGGTGTGGACGACTACGCCAGCTATCACGATGCCGAGCTGGTGCCGCCGCACGGCTACCTGGCTTTCTATTTCTGGCTGCGGCATACGTTTGGCATCGATGCCGTGGTGCATGTCGGCAAGCATGGCAACCTGGAATGGCTGCCGGGCAAGAGCGTGGCGCTGTCGGAAGCCTGCTGGCCCGATGCGATTCTGGGGCCGCTGCCGCACCTGTATCCGTTCATCGTCAATGACCCCGGCGAGGGCGCGCAAGCGAAGCGGCGCGCGCAGGCCGTGATCATCGACCACCTGATGCCGCCGCTCACGCGTGCCGAGAACTACGGCCCGCTGCAGGACCTGGAGCGCCAGGTCGACGAATACTACGAGGCGCTGACGGTTGACCCGCGCCGCGCGAAGCTGCTGCGGCGCGAGATCCTGAAATCGATCGTCGGCCAGCAGTTGCACCGCGAACTGGGCATCGACGCCCCGGCCAGCGGCGCGGAAGAAGACGCGCTGCTGAACCGTACCGATGCCTGGCTGTGCGAGCTGAAGGAGTCGCAGATCCGCGATGGCCTGCATGTGTTCGGCCGGTCGCCGCAGGGCCGCCAGCGCCGCGACACGCTTGCCGCGCTGGGGCGCTTTCCGGTTGGCGACGGACAGGACGGACGCGCCAGCCTGCTCAAGGCGCTGGCGGCGGACCTGTCGCTTGGCGACGGCTTCGACCCGCTCGACGCCGACTGGTCGGCACCGTGGACCGGCCCTCGGCCCGAAGTGCTGGCCGCCATCGACGATGCCCCATGGCGCCATCATGGCGATACGCGCGAGCGGCTCGAAGCGCTGGCCCTGCGGCTGCTCGATGACGACGAGGCGCTGGGGCCGCAATCGGGAGCGGTGCTGGCGCGGCTGCGCGAACAGGTGGCGCCGCGCCTGGATGCCTGCGGTCCGCAGGAGCTGCTGCAGCTCGAACGCGGGCTGGCGGGGCGTTTCGTGCCAGCCGGGCCCAGTGGCGCGCCGTCGCGCGGACGGCCCGATGTGCTGCCCACCGGGCGCAACTTCTATTCGGTCGATACGCGCGCCGTGCCCACCCGTACGGCGTGGACGCTGGGCCTGCGCGCGGCCGACCAGCTGATCGAGCGGCACCTGCAGGAGCATGGCGAGTATCCGCGCGCCGTGGGGCTGTCGGTCTGGGGCACGGCAACCATGCGTACCGGCGGCGACGATATCGCGCAGGCCATGGCGTTGCTGGGCGTGCGGCCCAAGTGGGCCCATGGCAGCCATCGCGTGGTCGATTTCGAAATCCTGCCGATGGCCATCTTCGACCGTCCGCGCGTGGACGTCACGCTGCGCGTGTCCGGCTTCTTCCGCGATGCCTTCGCCAACCTGGTGGCGATCTTCGATGCCGCCGTGCGCGCGGTGGCGGCGCTGGACGAGCCCGAAGACGTCAACCCGATCCGCGCCCGCGTGCTGGCCGAACAGCGCGCGCTGGCGCAACAGGGCGTCGATGCCGACACGGCGCTGGAACGCGCCAGCTGGCGTGTGTTCGGCGCACGGCCGGGCGACTACGGCACGGGCCTGCAGACGCTGATCGACGGCCGGCGCTGGCAGACCGATGGCGACCTGGCGCATGCCTACCTGCATGCGGGCGGCTATGCCTATGGGCAGCGCGCCGACGGCGTCGAGGCCCGCGACACGTTTGCGGCCCGGCTGGCGGAGATCGACGTGGTGCTGCAGAACCAGGACAACCGCGAGCACGACATCCTGGACGCCAACGACTACTACCAGTTCCAGGGCGGCATGGTGGCCGCCGTGCGGCACCTGGGCGGCTCGCAGCCGGCCATCTATCATGGCGACCACGCCAACCCGGCGGCGCCGCGCGTGCGCACGCTGGGCGAGGAGATCGCCCGGGTGATCCGCACACGGGTGGTCAATCCCAAATGGATCGACGGCGTGAAGCGGCACGGCTACAAGGGCGCGTTCGAAATGGCGGCGACGGTGGACTACCTGTTCGGCTACGACGCCACCGCCCGCGTGGTGGGCGATCACCAGTACGCGCTGGTGGCCGACGCGTATGTGCATGACGACGCCACGCGCGACTTTCTGGCGCGGCACAATCCGCGTGCCCTGCAGGGCATCTGCGAGCGCTTGCTCGAAGCGATGGAGCGCGGACTGTGGCAGGAACCGGGCGACCAGCGCGAGCGCATCGCCCACCATCTGCTCGACAACGAACAGCGTCTGGAAGGGATGCAATGA